One segment of Strix aluco isolate bStrAlu1 chromosome 4, bStrAlu1.hap1, whole genome shotgun sequence DNA contains the following:
- the HHIPL1 gene encoding HHIP-like protein 1: protein MGGLRGAAGAGGARAALALLLAAALAPGPARPHPQCLDFKPPFRPPRGLAFCRRYGDFGCCDPRRDRALLQRFYRLSARLDGPTYAACAGHLQDLLCQECSPYAAHLYDAEDPSTPVRTIPGLCQDYCLQVWQKCRSIFRYLSADQELIALENNMAKFCRYLSLEDTDYCFPHLLANQNLNQNLGLVTADAEGCLQLCLVEVANGLRNPVAMVHANDGTHRFFIAEQVGLVWTYLPDRSRLEKPFLNISKAVLTSPWEGDERGFLGIVFHPKFKFNGKVYVYYSVEVRYEERIRISEFRISPADMNSLDHGSERIILEIEEPASNHNGGELLFGDDGYLYIFTGDGGMAGDPFGTFGNAQNKSTLLGKVLRIDVNNNDRGPLYRIPPDNPFLNDPKARPEIYAYGVRNMWRCSFDRGEPHTKEGKGRLFCGDVGQNKYEEIDIVEKGKNYGWRAREGFSCYDKKLCTNSSMDDVLPIYAYPHKMGKSVTGGYVYRGCESPNLNGLYIFGDFMSGRLMSLKEDHATGEWQYSEICMGTGQTCMFPGLINNYYQYIISFAEDEAGELYFMSTGIPSATAPHGVVYKVVDTSRRAPPGKCRVEPSPVKVKSKRIQFVPKEKLIVKTPTPRPRLKATTEAPRGVRPDPETPLTPAVDWVGQAPPPPRNRSRTPTTPTPGGRTPKPRKGGERRGQRRKKKPPGPARPLQNGAVRLMEQQGRGRSHGRVEVYINGEWGTVCDDGWTLSAATVVCRQLGFPYVVRASKKAEFGEGTSLRILLDDVQCSGQEKTLLECAHADVGTHNCSHEEDAGVVCSREEVADW, encoded by the exons AtgggggggctgcgcggggcggcgggggccggcggggcgcgggcggcgctGGCGCTGCTTCTGGCGGCGGCGCTGgccccggggccggcgcggccgcACCCGCAGTGCCTGGACTTCAAGCCGCCGttccggccgccgcggggcctcgCCTTCTGCCGCCGCTACGGCGACTTCGGCTGCTGCGACCCGCGCCGCGACCGCGCCCTGCTCCAGCGCTTCTACCGCCTCAGCGCCCGCCTCGACGGGCCCACCTACGCCGCCTGCGCCGGGCACCTGCAGGACCTGCTCTGCCAG GAATGCTCTCCATATGCAGCTCACCTGTACGATGCTGAGGATCCCTCCACCCCTGTACGGACAATACCAGGACTTTGCCAAGACTATTGCCTGCAAGTGTGGCAAAAATGCCGCTCCATTTTTCGCTATCTCTCTGCAGACCAAGAGTTAATTGCACTGGAGAACAACATGGCAAAATTCTGCCGCTACCTGTCCTTGGAGGACACGGACTACTGCTTTCCACACCTCCTGGCTAACCAGAACCTTAACCAAAACCTGGGGTTAGTGACTGCTGATGCAGAGGgctgtctccagctctgcctcgTGGAGGTCGCCAACGGGCTGCGCAATCCTGTTGCGATGGTGCATGCCAACGATGGCACCCACAGGTTCTTCATTGCAGAGCAGGTTGGCCTGGTGTGGACCTACCTCCCTGATCGATCCAGGCTTGAAAAGCCGTTTCTGAACATCAGCAAAGCTGTACTTACCTCACCTTGGGAAGGAGATGAGAGGGGTTTTCTAGGTATTGTCTTTCACCCTAAATTCAAATTTAATGGTAAAGTGTATGTCTACTATTCAGTTGAAGTCCGTTATGAAGAGAGAATCCGAATCAGTGAGTTCAGAATTTCTCCTGCTGATATGAATTCTTTGGACCATGGTTCTGAAAG GATAATCCTGGAAATAGAAGAACCCGCTTCCAACCATAATGGAGGAGAGCTGCTCTTTGGAGATGATGGGTATCTCTATATATTTACTGGAGACGGAGGCATGGCTGGGGATCCTTTTGGGACGTTTGGAAACGCCCAGAACAA ATCAACCCTGCTGGGCAAAGTGCTGCGGATCGATGTGAACAACAATGACCGTGGGCCTCTGTACCGAATCCCTCCCGACAACCCTTTTCTTAACGACCCTAAGGCTCGCCCCGAAATCTACGCGTACGGAGTGAGAAACATGTGGCGCTGCTCTTTCGATAGGGGCGAACCTCACACCAAGGAAGGGAAAGGGCGGCTCTTCTGCGGAGACGTGGGGCAGAATAAATACGAAGAAATCGACATTgttgagaaagggaaaaattacGGCTGGAGGGCGAGGGAAGGGTTCAGTTGTTACGATAAAAAACTTTGCACCAATTCTTCAATGG ATGATGTGCTTCCAATTTACGCATATCCACACAAAATGGGGAAATCTGTTACGGGAGGCTATGTCTATCGGGGTTGCGAGTCACCAAACTTGAATGGCCTGTACATATTTGGTGATTTTATGAGTGG ACGCCTGATGTCTTTGAAGGAGGATCATGCTACTGGAGAGTGGCAGTACAGTGAAATCTGCATGGGGACAGGACAAACATGCATGTTTCCTGGGCTTATCAATAACTACTACCAATACATCATCTCCTTTGCTGAAGATGAAGCAG gagaaCTTTACTTCATGTCTACTGGCATACCAAGTGCCACGGCTCCCCATGGAGTGGTGTACAAAGTGGTGGACACCTCTAG GAGAGCACCACCAGGAAAATGCCGAGTTGAGCCGTCGCCAGTGAAAGTAAAAAGCAAGCGCATCCAGTTTGTGCCAAAGGAGA AGCTTATTGTGAAAACACCAACGCCACGTCCCCGGCTGAAGGCCACGACGGAGGCCCCACGGGGAGTCAGGCCAGACCCCGAAACGCCCCTCACGCCGGCTGTGGACTGGGTGGGCCAAGCCCCACCGCCGCCAAGGAACCGAAGCAGGACGCCCACCACCCCCACACCGGGCGGCAGGACCCCCAAGCccaggaagggaggagagaggagggggcagcGCAGGAAGAAGAAACCCCCCGGTCCAGCCCGGCCGCTGCAAAATGGCGCTGTGCGGCTGATGGAGCAGCAGGGCCGTGGCCGGAGCCACGGCCGGGTGGAGGTTTACATCAACGGTGAGTGGGGCACGGTGTGCGACGATGGCTGGACCTTGTCTGCCGCCACCGTGGTGTGCCGCCAGCTGGGCTTCCCCTATGTGGTGCGGGCCAGCAAGAAGGCAGAATTTGGGGAAGGGACCTCCCTTCGCATCCTCCTGGACGATGTCCAGTGCTCTGGGCAGGAAAAGACACTGCTGGAGTGTGCCCACGCTGACGTGGGCACGCACAACTGCTCCCATGAGGAGGACGCTGGCGTGGTGTGCAGCCGGGAGGAGGTGGCAGACTGGTGa